Proteins from one Fusobacterium periodonticum 1_1_41FAA genomic window:
- a CDS encoding baseplate J/gp47 family protein, which produces MKDKIELRNNFLDNLKNPLSKMEGTYNFDIAATFGITAEEVYKELEFWEKQTFIDTATEDEYVDKHALMFGVKRRVGTKAKGILKITGKANSIIEENTIFLNRDGIKYKSLRKEYLSTAGVAEIEIECLSEGKIGNAAIGEITTFEIQNSNIYSVTNEKEIINGYDKEPNSVLVERAKEKATRSAHSGNIYDYEQWAKQVDGVGKVLVKPLWNGNGTVKVLIANYNNDIADSSLIQKVRERIQSDDGRPVGADVTVDSFTAKNINVSIQLILKAGFSISDVKEKIESLLKAVIKTGNATFEKANKSILSINRLEKAILEIEGINDNFVKVNNSNSNLEIAEDEILIVGTVVINE; this is translated from the coding sequence ATGAAAGATAAAATAGAATTAAGAAATAATTTCTTAGATAATCTTAAAAACCCACTTTCAAAAATGGAAGGGACTTATAACTTTGATATTGCTGCAACATTTGGAATTACAGCAGAAGAAGTTTATAAAGAATTAGAGTTCTGGGAGAAACAAACATTCATAGATACAGCTACAGAAGATGAATACGTTGATAAACATGCTCTAATGTTTGGAGTAAAAAGAAGAGTTGGAACTAAGGCAAAAGGTATTTTAAAAATAACAGGAAAAGCAAACTCTATCATAGAAGAAAATACAATATTTCTAAATAGAGATGGTATAAAATATAAATCTTTAAGAAAAGAATATCTTAGCACGGCTGGAGTTGCAGAGATAGAAATAGAATGCTTATCAGAAGGAAAAATAGGTAATGCTGCAATAGGAGAAATTACAACTTTTGAAATTCAAAATAGCAATATCTACAGTGTTACGAACGAAAAAGAAATTATCAATGGGTACGATAAAGAACCTAATTCTGTACTAGTCGAAAGAGCTAAAGAAAAAGCTACAAGATCTGCTCATAGTGGAAACATCTATGATTATGAACAATGGGCAAAACAAGTTGATGGAGTTGGAAAAGTATTAGTAAAACCTCTTTGGAATGGAAATGGAACTGTTAAAGTTCTGATTGCTAACTATAATAATGATATTGCAGATTCATCTCTAATTCAAAAAGTTAGAGAAAGAATACAAAGCGATGATGGAAGACCAGTTGGGGCTGATGTTACTGTTGACAGTTTTACTGCTAAAAATATAAATGTGAGTATACAACTTATATTGAAAGCAGGTTTTTCCATATCTGATGTAAAAGAAAAGATTGAATCTCTTTTGAAAGCTGTTATAAAAACTGGAAATGCTACATTTGAAAAAGCTAATAAATCTATATTATCTATTAATCGTTTAGAGAAAGCTATTTTGGAAATAGAGGGAATAAATGATAACTTTGTAAAAGTAAACAATTCTAATTCTAACTTAGAAATAGCAGAAGATGAAATATTGATAGTTGGGACAGTGGTTATAAATGAGTGA
- a CDS encoding putative phage tail protein, with amino-acid sequence MSDRLIKKVSKIARNTLQEDLIRTLDLICEYAKNDIQKYKELLFIAFFNEQQVANYERFMELDYKNGWSLQDRKDRIIYTLLSKNIFTTHVLKEQAKIFTNGEIEVIENYNDYSFIIKFTSVVGIPSNLDNFKNFIHINKPAHLNFSIEFRYNTHNQVAYLVHNILKSKTHKQIYDTRLYNDADVIGKYHKHIELSSMKHTSLKTIKNRNIYDERR; translated from the coding sequence ATGAGTGATAGATTAATAAAAAAAGTTTCAAAAATAGCTAGAAATACCTTACAAGAAGATTTAATAAGAACACTAGATTTAATCTGTGAATATGCTAAAAATGATATACAAAAATATAAGGAGCTATTATTTATAGCTTTTTTTAATGAGCAACAAGTGGCTAATTATGAAAGGTTTATGGAATTAGACTATAAGAATGGTTGGAGTCTACAGGATAGAAAAGATAGAATTATCTATACTTTACTATCTAAAAATATCTTTACAACTCATGTTTTAAAAGAACAAGCTAAGATATTCACAAATGGAGAAATTGAAGTTATTGAAAATTACAATGATTATTCTTTCATAATAAAATTTACATCAGTAGTCGGAATACCATCTAATTTGGATAACTTTAAAAACTTTATTCATATTAATAAACCAGCTCATTTGAATTTTAGTATTGAATTTAGATACAACACACATAACCAAGTGGCCTATCTAGTTCACAATATCTTGAAATCTAAAACTCACAAACAGATTTATGATACTAGACTTTATAATGATGCTGATGTTATTGGAAAGTATCACAAACATATTGAGTTAAGTTCTATGAAACATACATCTTTAAAAACTATAAAAAATAGGAATATTTATGACGAAAGGAGATAA
- a CDS encoding pyocin knob domain-containing protein, with the protein MAEYTKHLRLIKPGGNDYYNIDDFNQNSELIDKETEKLNNAVTKIQEGATREKAGIVQYGTTEGKALEGMMLARMFGCVGYGGDIQETGVKDVNYIYYDRNTRKMYKCLNQNSDVSANVTNFIPLDNNSLLDRLENLDRNLLYKIDRWSPKDEDELVKTGIFQIKATTSKLKRGFCGSQCFVLVFNTSVNGDDYVTQIAFSYYDTFSIAIRTRNGGTKQWAPWRYLSAN; encoded by the coding sequence ATGGCAGAATATACTAAGCATTTGAGATTAATTAAACCCGGGGGAAATGATTATTATAATATAGACGATTTTAATCAAAACTCAGAGTTGATTGATAAAGAAACAGAGAAATTAAATAATGCTGTTACTAAAATACAAGAAGGAGCAACGAGAGAAAAAGCAGGGATAGTACAATATGGAACCACTGAAGGAAAAGCTCTCGAAGGTATGATGCTAGCTAGAATGTTTGGATGTGTTGGGTATGGTGGAGATATACAAGAGACAGGAGTAAAAGATGTAAACTACATCTACTATGATAGAAACACAAGAAAAATGTATAAGTGTTTAAATCAAAATTCAGATGTATCTGCAAATGTGACTAATTTTATTCCATTAGATAATAATAGCCTTTTGGATAGATTGGAAAATCTCGACAGAAATCTTTTATACAAAATAGATAGATGGAGCCCAAAAGATGAAGATGAATTAGTAAAAACTGGTATTTTCCAAATTAAAGCAACTACATCTAAATTAAAACGAGGTTTTTGTGGCTCTCAATGCTTTGTATTAGTATTTAACACTTCTGTAAATGGAGATGATTATGTGACCCAAATAGCATTTTCTTACTATGATACTTTTTCTATTGCTATCAGAACAAGAAATGGAGGCACTAAACA